Part of the Streptomyces sp. NBC_00457 genome, CCGGTGACGTACGTGTGCCCTGGGGGATTGAGACCAGCATGAGCGCGAAGAGGCCGCCGCGGCCGAAGAACCTGACGTCGATGAAGATGCTCGGCAAGCAACTGGGCGCGGCGCGTCGTGTCGCTGGCTACACCCAGAGTGCGCTGGGCGACCGCGTCAAGCTGGACGAGGAGACGATCGCGTCGATCGAACAGGGCCGGAGGTCTCTGAAACCGGACCTGGCGGCGCTGTTGGACGACATCCTCCAGACGAAGGGGATGCTGTCGGTGGGCGTGGCGAACCTGCCGGAGATCGACCAGTTCCCGATGTGGGCGGAGCTGTATATGCAGCATGAGCGGGAGGCGATTGCGCTGTCGTGGTACGACAACGCGGTCGTCCCCGGCCTGCTACAGACCAGGGCGTACGCCCACGCTCTGCTGAGCGGGCGTGTCCCGGCCTACGAAGCGGACGAGCTGGAGACCAAGGTCACCGCTCGTATCGAGCGCCGCGAGATCCTGCACCGCAAGGTTCCGCCGACCCTGAGCTTCGTGGTCTGGGAGCCGGCACTTCTCATGCCCACTGGAGGGAGCGAGGTCCACCTCGAACAGCTGCGCTTCCTGCGCGAGTGCTCCGAACTCCCTTGCCTGTCACTGCAGATCCTGCCGCTGAACCGTACGTCTCACGCGGGAGACGCGGGCCCGTTCATCCTCGTCGAGACGCCCGACCACCAGCACCTCGCTTACACCGAGTCGCAGCGCGGCAGCCAGTGGGTCTCCAACCCGGATGAGGTGTCCATCCTGGCGCGCAAGTATGCGATGCTGCGGACGCAGGCCCTCACCATCGAGGAGTCAAGAAGCCTGCTGGATCGTCTGCTAGGAGAGCCATGAGCACCGCACTTCAGTGGTTCAAGTCGACCTACAGCAGCAGCGAAGGCGGCGCGTGCCTCGAAGTCGCCGTCTCCTGGCGCAAGTCCAGCCGCGCCATCCACATCCGCGACTCCAAGAACCCCGAGGAAAGCGGCCCCACTTTCACCGCCTCCCCCGAGGCCTGGGCCGCTTTCACCGCGTACGCGACCCGCTGAGCCGAAGCGTCAGGCGTGGGCCGGCGCGAACTTGGGGTTCGGGCCGTACTTGTTGGTGTCCTGGCCGTCCGCGCAGAGGAAGACCAGCATCACGATCAGGCCGACGAGCGGGACGATGCTGATGAGGACCCACCAGCCGGTGCGGCCGGTGTCGTGGAGCCGGCGGATCGTGACACCCAGGCCCGGCAGGAACAGCGCGACGGTGAGGATGGGGACGAGGATGTTCGAACCGATGACGGCCATGTCGATGACCGACAGCACGATGGCGATGACCATGTAGATCAGCGTGAACATCCAGTATTCCTTGCGGCGCGCACGCCCGTTGAACACCGCGTACTTCTTGAGAACGTCGACGAACCAGTTCATGTAAATCCCCCCATGGGATCGATGCTTGAGCCTCACCGATCGGATCCGGCCAGAGGCAGAACGTACGGAGCTGACGGGTTCTCGTCAACGCGGTAGACGTCCCTGCTCAGCGGGGTGTTGGAGGCAAACCCAAAGGCGTATTCGGGGACAGAACCATCCAAGGTCACCGATGTTTCCGTCGCCCGCGCGCGAACCGTGTGCGATTCGTGTCCCGTCCTACGCCGCTTCGAGGCCGGAACGACCTCGAACCGTTGTCAGTGGTCGGCCTTACAGTCGGTGACATGGCGACACTTCCCAACCCGCTGCCCACGCTCGCGGCCGATCCGAGCGGTCGTGCGCTCGGGCTCACGCTTCCGCCGGGGCGACTGATCGACGCGACCGACGAAGGCCCCTGGCATGAGCCGTTGTTGTGGCATGCCGAGACGCCCGCGTCGGTGGGCGTCTGGACGAAACTGGGCGCACCGGCCGGACGGGCCGGGCTGCTGCCGGTGCTGATAGAGACCGGCGGGAGCCAAGGCGGCCCGGAGGACTGGAACTTGATGCCGGGAGAGGTGTCGTACCCGGGCGATCATGACGCGGACGAGGTGCTGGAGGAGCTCTGGGAGGACTGCGAGGGAGAGGACGGCGAGGAGTGGCCGGGCCTAGCCGAAGTCCCCGAGCCCGCAGCCGACTCCACCGACGCCATCGAATCAGCCGAACCCGCCGCCGCCGAGATCGCGGACTCGCTCCTCCTCGCGGGCGGCGGCCCGTTCAAGGACCCGCACCTCGCCCTCGTCCCCGCGCGCCGCAGCGCGGACATACCGGCGGCGATCGGCTGGTCGGGCCCGGCGAACCACGAGGGCGACGTGGCCCGGCTGTGCGCCGTACTCCGCTCCTGGGAGGACCGCTTCGGCATACGGGTCGTGGCGCTCGGCTTCGACCACCTGCTGGTGTCCGTCGCGGCCCCGCCCTCGACCCAGGCCGACGCGGAGGCACTCGCCGCCGAGCACTTCGCGTTCTGCCCGGACAACATCTGGCAGAGCAACGACACGACCCTGCGCGCCTACGCCGAGCACCGCCTCCTCAACCAACCGGCCTGGCACTTCTGGTGGGACTGATCATGCACTGAGTCACCCCAGCAGTGTCATGCTGCCGGGGGCGGCGATCAGGAACTCCTCGTCCAGGATCCGGCGTGCCTCCGCCTCGTCCGTCACCTCCCGCTCCGTCACCGTGCCGTCGTCGGCGCGTGTCTCGGTGAGGAGGCGGCCATAGAGGTGGAGGTGGCGTTCGGCGGTGGTGCGCTGGACGTAGAGCTGCTGGGTGAAGGGAGAGCGCGGGTTCGTCGCGACATGCCAGTTGATGACCTCGAAGTCAGGCTTCTCGAACGGCTCCACGGTGAAGGCGTACTGGTCCGCCCAGCCCCCGGACCGCTCCTCGATGGCCTGAAGCATCCACATCTCCAGCGGCCCCCGATGCGGCACCCACACCAGCCGGTGCCGCCGCCCGCCACCCCGGAACTCGGTGTCCGCCCGCAACGGCACCGGCTCGAGCAGCGCGCCGATCGCCCCGAAGCCGACGTCGGAGAGGTAGGGCTGCGGATCGCCCGGAGCCTCCACCAGCAGAGCCATGTGGGTGCGAGGCCGGCTCTCGATGCGGTCCGCGCCGACGGCGACGCGGGCCGCCAGCCGGGTCATGCGGAAACCCAGCGCGTCCAGCGCGAGCGAGAAGAGGGTGTTGTGCTCGTAGCAGTAGCCACCGCGCCGGCTGTGGACCAGCTTGGCCATCAGGTCGACGGGGGCGAGGGAGGGCGCCGTACGACGCAGGGCGTCCAGGTTCTCGAACGGGATGCTCCGCGCATGCGCCAGATGCACACCTTTCAGCGTCGCCAGATCCGCCCGCCGCTCGCCCTCCCAGCCGATCCGCTTGAAGTACGCGTCGAGGTCGAATCCCGCGGATTCCACGATTGACTCGGACATGCCCCCACCGTAGGCACGCCACTCACCCCGAGGCCGCCGCCCCCGGCAGGAACCGACGCCGGACTTTCGTCCTAGGCCCCCTAGCCCAGCCCAGCCCGGCCGGGACAGCGGACCAGCCCCCGATCCCCGTCCCGTGCCGCAGCCGAGGGAAAGACCATTCCCCCAGCTCAGAGGGCATCCCACCCCGTCCCGCGTCCCGAATCCCCCGGCGACCCTGGCGGTCGTGGCCGATCACCGCGCAAGCTGAAGCCTCCCGGAGACCCACGACCGAAAGGGCCACCATGTCCGCACGCCTCGCCGCCGACCGAACCCGGCTGCTCGCCACGACGACGGCCGTACTCGCCGCACTCGTGCTCGCGGGTGCGCTCACAGGGTGCGAGGACGGCGAAGGCCTGCGCGACGAGGGCCCGTCGGCCACGACCAGCTCGACGACCTCCTCGACCCCACCCCCGGTGTCCCCCGC contains:
- a CDS encoding arylamine N-acetyltransferase family protein; this translates as MSESIVESAGFDLDAYFKRIGWEGERRADLATLKGVHLAHARSIPFENLDALRRTAPSLAPVDLMAKLVHSRRGGYCYEHNTLFSLALDALGFRMTRLAARVAVGADRIESRPRTHMALLVEAPGDPQPYLSDVGFGAIGALLEPVPLRADTEFRGGGRRHRLVWVPHRGPLEMWMLQAIEERSGGWADQYAFTVEPFEKPDFEVINWHVATNPRSPFTQQLYVQRTTAERHLHLYGRLLTETRADDGTVTEREVTDEAEARRILDEEFLIAAPGSMTLLG
- a CDS encoding DUF397 domain-containing protein translates to MSTALQWFKSTYSSSEGGACLEVAVSWRKSSRAIHIRDSKNPEESGPTFTASPEAWAAFTAYATR
- a CDS encoding DUF4253 domain-containing protein — its product is MATLPNPLPTLAADPSGRALGLTLPPGRLIDATDEGPWHEPLLWHAETPASVGVWTKLGAPAGRAGLLPVLIETGGSQGGPEDWNLMPGEVSYPGDHDADEVLEELWEDCEGEDGEEWPGLAEVPEPAADSTDAIESAEPAAAEIADSLLLAGGGPFKDPHLALVPARRSADIPAAIGWSGPANHEGDVARLCAVLRSWEDRFGIRVVALGFDHLLVSVAAPPSTQADAEALAAEHFAFCPDNIWQSNDTTLRAYAEHRLLNQPAWHFWWD
- a CDS encoding DUF805 domain-containing protein is translated as MNWFVDVLKKYAVFNGRARRKEYWMFTLIYMVIAIVLSVIDMAVIGSNILVPILTVALFLPGLGVTIRRLHDTGRTGWWVLISIVPLVGLIVMLVFLCADGQDTNKYGPNPKFAPAHA
- a CDS encoding helix-turn-helix domain-containing protein, with product MSAKRPPRPKNLTSMKMLGKQLGAARRVAGYTQSALGDRVKLDEETIASIEQGRRSLKPDLAALLDDILQTKGMLSVGVANLPEIDQFPMWAELYMQHEREAIALSWYDNAVVPGLLQTRAYAHALLSGRVPAYEADELETKVTARIERREILHRKVPPTLSFVVWEPALLMPTGGSEVHLEQLRFLRECSELPCLSLQILPLNRTSHAGDAGPFILVETPDHQHLAYTESQRGSQWVSNPDEVSILARKYAMLRTQALTIEESRSLLDRLLGEP